ACAACTGCCGTCGAGTACCAACGAGGTGACCTTCATCCTCAAGGATGCCGATGACACCAGCGTCCGTATTGAAGCCAAGAGCCGGTTCATCGGCCCACAAGTTCGTTAAACAGGGAACACGAGAATGCCCGCAACCACTGCCGCAAGCCCTTGGTACAAGCACCTCTGGCCCTGGATCATCATTGGAATCCTCGCCTGCTCGGTGACCTTGACCTTGTCCATGGTAACCATCGCGGTGAACAACCCGGACAACCTGGTCAACGACAATTACTACGAGGCTGGCAAGGGCATCAACCGTTCCCTGGACCGCGAACGCCTGGGCCAGACCCTGCAATTGCGCGCCAAGCTGCATCTGGATGAACTGACCGGTGAAGTCGAGCTGAACCTCACCGGCTACAGCAACCCGACCACCCTGGAACTCAATCTGATTTCCCCGACCCAGCCGGAGAAGGATCGCAAGATCAACCTGGCCCGCAGCGACAGCGAACCCGGCCGCTACATCGGCCAGGTCACCGACAAGGTCGAAGGCCGCCGCTTCGTGGAACTGCTGGGGGTGGAAGGCGACAAGACCTGGCGCCTGTTCGAAGAAGAAGAGGTCAGCCACGACAAGGACTTGCTGCTGGGCGACGAGCCGCTGCAAGGGGCCGAAGACCTCAAGAAGTAAAAGCCCGCGCTTCGCGCATCCGGGG
This region of Pseudomonas asgharzadehiana genomic DNA includes:
- a CDS encoding FixH family protein, producing the protein MPATTAASPWYKHLWPWIIIGILACSVTLTLSMVTIAVNNPDNLVNDNYYEAGKGINRSLDRERLGQTLQLRAKLHLDELTGEVELNLTGYSNPTTLELNLISPTQPEKDRKINLARSDSEPGRYIGQVTDKVEGRRFVELLGVEGDKTWRLFEEEEVSHDKDLLLGDEPLQGAEDLKK